Part of the Funiculus sociatus GB2-C1 genome, GTACTTCACCAACACCCGCGAACAATTTCGCCTCGCAGGTACACTAACCCTGGTACAACAAGAGCATCCCAACCCAGCCCTACAACAAGCACGTCAAACCACCTGGAAAGACCTCTCAAATGCCGCTCGCGTGCAATTTGCGTGGCCAGCACCTCGCGAAACCAGAGCTGATGCCGTCGCCTTTTCGCCACCGCCACCCGATTCAGCCCAACCACTAGCGAATTTTTGTCTCCTACTCCTCGAACCCTTGCAGGTAGATCATTTAGAATTGCGAGGCGAACCGCAAAATCGGTGGCTATACAGCCTAGAT contains:
- a CDS encoding Npun_F5749 family FMN-dependent PPOX-type flavoprotein yields the protein MSLAPWRSPLAGALHRNDSQPHCRYLQLATVRADGRPANRTVVFRGFLPDTNQLKFVIDSRSQKPEEIEHQPWGEACWYFTNTREQFRLAGTLTLVQQEHPNPALQQARQTTWKDLSNAARVQFAWPAPRETRADAVAFSPPPPDSAQPLANFCLLLLEPLQVDHLELRGEPQNRWLYSLDSQTWTTQAVNP